The DNA window TTTTAAAAAGTAACAGCTGAAATCTTATGCCGCATAACATTAATCTTTTTATCTTATTACGTTATTTGATAATGAGGACAAAAAGAATAGTTATATAGATCAGGAATGGAACTGCATAAAAGTAAATTTAGGTCTTTTAAAATTGAATATATTAAAACAGTCTCAGAGATAGACTTGAAAAAGAAAAGGGAATGTTCAAAATAGAACAATCCCTTTTTCTGAGAAATAAAAGCTTTATTTATTATCAGACTCCGGTGTATTATCTAAATTAGGAGTTGCCTGAGGAGGCTGATTTTTGTGCATGAACCTATGTTTAGGTCCTCTTGGTCCTTTAAAACCAAATTGCTTTTGATCTTTCTTCATATTCATTTTCTGAAGTTTGTCAATCTGCATTTCAAGAAAAGAAATATACTGTTCTGTAGTCATGCTCTTTCTTATCATTTCTTTACGAGCATCCTTTAATTTCTTCATTGAATCTTTTAACTCAATTTTGGATTGCTTTTCTTTATCTCGAAGAGCTTTCATTTGAGATTTGAGATCTGCATCTCCCTCTTTAAGTTTGGCAACCTGTTTGTCTGTCAGGTTTAACTCTTTAATCATCTTTTCATTAGGGAATACACGTTCTTTTTTAGCTTGGGCTTGTAGTGAAGAACATACACTCATTAGCACTATGGCTAATGTCATAAAAAATTTTGTTTTCATATCACGTCTATTTTAATTAAACTAAATATAAGTTCGGCCGGAACTTCTATATTTCTTAGACGCAAAAAGAATGCTAAGGTTTAATCACAAGTCTATCATATGCAAGATGCATATTGGGTGGAAGTTTTTTTTCGACCTCAGCATGCAATCCCAAGTGGTGGCTCATGTGGATAAACCAGGTTTGCTTTGCTCCAATGCGTCTGGCATTTTCAATGGCTTGGTCCAAGGTTTGATGTGTAATGTGAGGCTCTATTCTTAAGGCATTCATAATGAGACAATCAAGACCTTTTAGCTTGCTGTATTCTTCCTGAGGCATAGTGAGCATATCAGTGATGTATGCCATGTTTTCAATTTTATATCCTAAAATTGGACTCTTCCCGTGGTAGATTCTTAAAGGTAATATCTCAACATCTCCAATATGAAAAGGAAATTCAGTACTAACATTAGTTATTGAAATCTGAGGAATCCCAGGATATTTATGTTCTGAAAAACAATAAGGCATACGTGTTCTCAATCGTTGAGCGGTATTCTCCTCTGTATAAAGAGGGACCTCTCCAAAGCGGCAAAAAGGGCGCAGGTCGTCTATACCACCTACGTGATCGTAATGCTCATGGGTAATAAGTACACCATCTAAGCGTCCATACTTAGAATGTACTAGCATCTGTTCCCGAAAATCAGGACCACAATCTATCAGAATGTTTGTTCCTTTTGTTTTAACTAAGGCAGAAGCTCTGAGTCTATTATCATGTGGATCAGAAGAAGTACATACAGGACAAGTGCAGCCAACTTCTGGTATTCCTGTAGATGTACCGCTTCCTAAAATTGTAATTTCCATTATATTATGAGATAAAATTCACTTCCGGATGAATTTCTATATTGAATAAATCTTTTACTGATTTTTGAATTTCACGTGAAAGGTTAATAATTTCCTCTCCTGTGGCATTTCCCCTATTAACAAGTACCAATGCTTGCTGACTGTGAACTCCGGCATGCCCTAATGTTTTTCCTTTCCATCCGCATTTGTCAATCATCCATGCAGCAGGTACTTTTACAAGATCCTGACTTACTTCATAATGAGGAATTTCTGGGTATTGCATTTGCAACTCTAGAAATTGTGATCGGGGAATTATTGGATTCATAAAAAAACTACCTGCATTTCCTTCTACTTTAGGATCTGGTAACTTACTGTTGCGAATATTAATAATAGCCTGACGGATTGTAGCCAATGATACTTCGGGATGTTTTTCTAACTCAGCTTTTATGTTACCATATTCGAGATTGTATGCTGGATGTTTACTTAGCTTATAAGTAACATAAGTGACAATATATTTATTTTTTAAATCAGATTTAAAAATACTCTGACGGTATGAGTAGTTACACTCTTCATTTGTGAATATGCGATCATTTCCTGTTGCAATTTCTACAGCTTCTACCTGATAAATAAGATCTTTAGCTTCAACTCCGTATGCTCCGATATTCTGTACAGCACTGGCACCTACTTCTCCGGGTATAAGTGATAGATTTTCTGCTCCGGCCC is part of the uncultured Bacteroides sp. genome and encodes:
- a CDS encoding MBL fold metallo-hydrolase — protein: MEITILGSGTSTGIPEVGCTCPVCTSSDPHDNRLRASALVKTKGTNILIDCGPDFREQMLVHSKYGRLDGVLITHEHYDHVGGIDDLRPFCRFGEVPLYTEENTAQRLRTRMPYCFSEHKYPGIPQISITNVSTEFPFHIGDVEILPLRIYHGKSPILGYKIENMAYITDMLTMPQEEYSKLKGLDCLIMNALRIEPHITHQTLDQAIENARRIGAKQTWFIHMSHHLGLHAEVEKKLPPNMHLAYDRLVIKP
- the murB gene encoding UDP-N-acetylmuramate dehydrogenase, whose product is MITEKKQYSLLSHNTFRLDIKADTFIEYTCTDDLKQIISDKELINGPCLHIGSGSNLLFTSDYKGTILHSQIQDIIIIENTNDCILVKVGAGMEWDGFVAYCVSQGWAGAENLSLIPGEVGASAVQNIGAYGVEAKDLIYQVEAVEIATGNDRIFTNEECNYSYRQSIFKSDLKNKYIVTYVTYKLSKHPAYNLEYGNIKAELEKHPEVSLATIRQAIINIRNSKLPDPKVEGNAGSFFMNPIIPRSQFLELQMQYPEIPHYEVSQDLVKVPAAWMIDKCGWKGKTLGHAGVHSQQALVLVNRGNATGEEIINLSREIQKSVKDLFNIEIHPEVNFIS